Genomic window (Primulina eburnea isolate SZY01 chromosome 8, ASM2296580v1, whole genome shotgun sequence):
TTGTCCAACTGGAATTTTTAGGTGCTCATAACAAAGAGATTGATGATGTGATATTGAAAAATGCTCCTAAAAATTGCAAGTTAACATCACCTGATATTCAGAAAGAAATAGTGAATGCTTGTGCCATTGAAACggttaatgttattattagagatGTTGGTGATTCATTGTTCTCTATTTTAGTTGATGAATCTCGTGATGTGTCAACAAAGGAGCAAATGTCGGTTGTTATCCGTTATGTAGATAGTAGTGGGCATGTAAATGAACGCTTTGTCGGGATTGAACATGTTGCTAGTACTACAGCATTATCACTTAAGGCTGCCATTGATAAGATGTTCTCTAGATATAATTTGAGCATGTCTAAGTTGAGAGGACAAGGTTTTGATGGAGCAAGTAATATGCAGGGTAAATTTAATGGTCTAAAAGCACTCATTTTAAAAGAGAACCCATGTGCTTTTTACATACATTGTTTTGTCCATCAACTTCAACTAGCTCTGATAGCTGTTGCCAAGAAAAATCTTCcgatttctaatttttttcgTGTTGTTGGTGATGTGGTAAATGTTGTTGGAGCATCTTGCAAACGTTCTGATATTCTTCGAGAGAAACATTCAGATTTTATCGTTGAGGCATTGGAGAGGGGTGATATTTCAAGTGGTCGGGGACTTAATCAAGAAACTAGCCTCCAACGTGCTGGGGATACACGTTGGGGCTCACATTATAGTTCTTTGATCAGCTTAATTTCCATGTTCTCTGCTGTGAGTGATGTGCTTGAAATAATTTCAGAAGATGATTCTAGTTCTCCTGATCAAAAAACTGAGGCATTTAATTTATTGGAGTCAATACTTTCATTTGATTTTGCATTCAATCTACACTTGATGAAACATGTCTTAGCAATTTCGAGTGAATTGTCGACGGCATTGCAAAAAAAAAGATCAGGATATTGTGAATGCAATGGATTTGGTACAAGTATGCAAACACCGACTGCAAATGATTAGAGATGAAGGTTGGGATTCATTTTTGGAAAAGGTTTACCATTTTTGCGAGCAACATTACATTGGTATTCTCAAAATGGATGATATGTTCACACGTTGGGCACCACGTGGTCGTCCCCATCGTAATCGACCAGAAGTGACAAATTTGCATCACTATCGTGTGGATTTATTCTATGGTGTTATTGATATACAGCTTCAAGAGTTAAATCATCGTTTCTCAGAGGCAGGTATAGAGTTACTACTTTGTGTAGCTTGTTTGTGTCCACAAAACTCTTTTGTGGCTTTTGACAAGAAAAAATTGATGCAACTAGCTGAGTTTTATCCACAAGATTTCTCAAGATTTGATCTCCTTATGCTTGATGATCAACTTGAAACTTATATATGTGATATGCGTTTTAACAAAGCATTTCAAGGATTAAAAGGACTTGATGATCTTTCAGAGAAGTTAGTTATGTCAAAGAAAAATATGGTGTATCCGCTGGTTTATAAGCTTTTGACATTTGCATTAATTCTACCAGTTGCGACTGCGAGTGTAGAGAGAGTGTTTTCTgccatgaaaattgtgaaagacAGGTTGCGCAGTCGAATGAGTGATGATTGGATGAATGATAGTCTCATTGTCTATGTAGAGAAAGAGATATTCCTAACAATTGATAATGAAGCTATCGTAAAGAGGTTTCAAAATATGAAGACTCGAAAAGAACAATTGTAAGGTaattattttgtaattttttatgATTAACTTTTGTTTTgctttattaataataatatattgtcGCCTACACTGACTTACAAACCTAGCTCCGCCCCTGAATATGGATGAGTATCTAgttaaaatcgaaccgaacttTCCAAAATCGAATTAATCGTATATTTTTTGGACAAATCAAAATAGTTTTACTATGAAACCTGAATAAAACAAACCGAAAAAATGGATGATTTTCCTTGATAACTGAATTAACCGAATTtttagatatttttaaaaaatcaagtttTAATTAAAAACGCAATATAAAAATCGaatcaaataaatttaaattttacttattaaaaaaatatatttttaagtgTAGTTCTACTGTTCgataaaattttattagaaatttaTAATATTCATAATAACTTTATTaggaaatttaaaaatatattattattatttttttataaaatttcggATTGTCACGTTAACCGAAGTTTTATGTTATAGCTCGAAACTGAACGAAGTAACTaatgttttaaaaattaaaatcggaCTTCCAAATAAACCGAAACgatttttcaaattaattcaGTTCGATcaattatttttgttgaaagaGATATTTTGCTCTTTCCCGAACTGAATTGTATTTGCTTTTATCTTGAATTCAAAAcagatttttcaattttttgactCTCAGGAAATCATTCACATCAAAAGTCAAAATCAGTTCGTGTCAGTTTTTAAAGCCaacggtaaaaaaaaaaattaatgtataGATTTAGACACTGACAAACTTGGTACATCATTCAAACAATCATATATGAAATTCaaataattgataaatcatataataacatatatattatgattcacatcaaaattttgaacttttttaaaagttatttaacttatttttttcaaaatgaaTCCTTACAAAAATATACACTAATTCatactaaaaaaatttgaaattctatatgaaaaaaaaattagtattaGTATAAATTAAACAAAGATCTAAtacaatatataataattagtctaaaaaatatatttgaaacttaAAGCTACTTTTAAAATTTAACTTATTAAATTGTTCAACCATCTAATCAAAGAGCAGCAAAAAGTCATATTTGATTATAAGTATTTATAgactatcatttaaaaaaaaaaatcatagttAAAAAATTCTTTATATTTGTATAAATAAAGTAAGGCTAAAAAAAATACTCAAACATTAAAAatgccaatttttttaaaaaaaattgggtgTGACCGGAGTCCACCAAAAGGTCAAATATACAAtaccaaaaatataatattatcgtCTGAGTTCAAAATTTATCGGAACCCTCCAAATATGGTTCTGATAATCCGATTCAAAGATCCgtttttcaaaatctaacgaagttaaaaaaaaatagtacaTAACATCAACATAGAAAAAGAGagttttaatctttgtaaggtTACTAATTTCATATGAGGATCATTAATTCGAGCAATTAGAAAAATACCCTTTAATATATAGCATGTATGATTTAAATCTGCTCACTTCCTACAGCTGCCACTCTTTCCAAAG
Coding sequences:
- the LOC140837932 gene encoding uncharacterized protein gives rise to the protein MDDMFTRWAPRGRPHRNRPEVTNLHHYRVDLFYGVIDIQLQELNHRFSEAGIELLLCVACLCPQNSFVAFDKKKLMQLAEFYPQDFSRFDLLMLDDQLETYICDMRFNKAFQGLKGLDDLSEKLVMSKKNMVYPLVYKLLTFALILPVATASVERVFSAMKIVKDRLRSRMSDDWMNDSLIVYVEKEIFLTIDNEAIVKRFQNMKTRKEQL
- the LOC140837930 gene encoding uncharacterized protein, encoding MRNDYRIRLNASIDCIRVLLRQGLSFRGHDETESSLNPGNFLVQLEFLGAHNKEIDDVILKNAPKNCKLTSPDIQKEIVNACAIETVNVIIRDVGDSLFSILVDESRDVSTKEQMSVVIRYVDSSGHVNERFVGIEHVASTTALSLKAAIDKMFSRYNLSMSKLRGQGFDGASNMQGKFNGLKALILKENPCAFYIHCFVHQLQLALIAVAKKNLPISNFFRVVGDVVNVVGASCKRSDILREKHSDFIVEALERGDISSGRGLNQETSLQRAGDTRWGSHYSSLISLISMFSAVSDVLEIISEDDSSSPDQKTEAFNLLESILSFDFAFNLHLMKHVLAISSELSTALQKKRSGYCECNGFGTSMQTPTAND